A window of Gloeothece verrucosa PCC 7822 genomic DNA:
AGGTTTTTTTGATTGTATCATTAAGTTGAGAGTGAAACTTATCAATTTTTGTTAAGTATGTGTCTCGAAGGATGATTTATAAAGTAGGATCATTTGGTTTAATTCCAAGGTTTATATGGCTATATTGAGGATTTTCGTTGAGAATTTCCGCTAAGGCACGAGCCTGGGAAATATCACTGGTGGCAAATTTATCGGTAAGGGTCTTTCCTTTGGCTGCATTAGCTAGTTCAATCATTAAATGGGGATTTTCATAAACCCACTGCTGCCACAACGCTTTATACTCACTCCAGAGTTGGTCTGTTGATTTGTCGAGTAGTGGCGGCTTACCTTTGCCCTTTTGCCAGTCTTTGTCAGATGGGGAAGAACGATAACCCTTAACATCTAATTTAGGAGTTACGCATTGACAGAAAAATAAACTTATGCGGCTAAAGTATTTTTTTCTTCTAAGCGCTTAAGAATAAACTCTCTAGCAACTTTAAGATAAAGCTCTCGTTGAACTTCATACCAAGTAAAGATTGTTTCTTGAATCCTCATTAATTCTAGTTGGCAAAAAGCTCTTAAAGAACAGAAAATATGAGTAGCTATAGATTGGGAAGTTCTGACTAAAAATTTATTTAAGCCGCATAATTGTTTTAAAGCTCTATGATAACATTCAATTCCCCAATGAATTGAACATAAATAGCGCAATTGATTTCTTGTTAAAAGTTTATTATCTGACTCTGACTCTTCAGTTTGATAGATTAAGTAATACCGAGGCTTTTCGTTTTTGAAAACCCTTTGAAATACTTTTACCCAACCAAATTCTTTTAAATAAACTTTAAGTCCATCTTCTGGAATCTCTAACTGCTCTACTTTACAGAATTTGCCACCCAAAACTTTTACTTGTCTATTTTTAGCTATTCCTACTAAAAAATCTAGTTTCTTGTCTTTAAAAAACTTTAAATTATTTTTAGAAGAATACCAACTATCTGTCGTGATTGTTTTAGGCACAATTCCCCACTCAAGCACTTCTTCTATCATTTCTTTTAAATATTCATTTTTCGTTTTTCCCTCCTCTTTATCATAAAGACGATAATTAATTGGAACTGAATTTCCATTTAAATCCGTATAATATACAGTAATTAAATTAATACCTTTAATTACTTTTTTATGTTTGCCTGACCAATAATAGCCTATTAATTTACATGACGATGGATTACTGTACAGCTTTTCAATAATTGTATCATCAGCACTTAATGTTCCTCCTGTTAAATTAATAAATTTTTTGACTTCATCAAATAAATCTTTGGGTTCATAATTTTCTCTAAGTAAAAAACGATTAGCACTGTCATGAGATATATCCATAATTTGCCCTAAACGAGAACAACCGCTCCATTTAGGCTCGGCAATTAAATAATTCGTGTAAATATCTAGGTCACATTTGGCCGTGCTTGGCTTAGTTTGCTGTCTTATGGGGTTTCTCCAGTGAGCGCTAGGGGAAAAGTAATATTACCCATAACTGTGTCATTCTGTCAATGCGTATCTCCTATAATTGATAAGCGCACTCAATGGTTCGCTCGTCATCAAGCCGCGCAACCAGGGCACTAATCGTTTATCTCCTTGAGTAGAAACTTCATAGGCGGCTTGTCCGGGTTGTGGATAGCGTGACCAATTATAATTAGTATTATTATTGTCAATATTCTTGCCTTGGAGTGCTTTAAAAAAGCTTTCCGTATCCATTGGCTGCCCAAATTTACCAACAAGCTTGGAAAAGGTTATATCTGGGATAAGCTCAATTTGAACCTTATAGATCGCATATTTAGTTGAACTAAATTTCTGGCTTTCCTCGAAATCGAGGGTTAGGGGAACCTCCTGCTTTGAGAACCATCCCTCAGTTTGCTCGGTTTTGCAGCTATCCACCGCCAACACCAATGTATCTTTATTAAGCATCTTCCCGTTAATCTCCCATTGATAAGCTTCTCTTGCTAGAAGCGTGGGCAAAGATTCAGACCGGGTAACAAGTGCCTTATTGGGCGTAATCACCTGCGGATACTTAATTGTGGTTGCATCAATTTCAATACGAGCTATCGACGGCGGATCTCGGTCTAAAATCGCTGTTAGTTGAGTTCCTTTCTTCAGCAATCCCTTACGCATTAAAGTTTGCTGTGCCTGTTTATCGGTTATGCGCCCCAGGATTTTTCCATCTAGCTTAACTGCCGGTTCAACTTCTCCTTTAGGATTTTTCACAAAGTCAATTCCTAATGTTCTTGAGTCGTGCTGGAAACTGCTCATAGAATAATTGTAATTTTTTAGAACCCCTATCCGAAAAGAAGTCCCATCCGCTAGGGTGGCCGTTACTCCCGCCCCAGGAGGAGTAGTGATCCACCCCTGCGCTTTCGTGCCCACTGGGAGTTGGGGGGATTCTCCAGCGAAGCGTCCTAACTTTTTCCCCTCCACTATTACTACTCGCTGGTTATGGTTAGGGTCATCGGGATTAGCTTCAAAGCCAATTTCTAGCGGCAGTTTTTCTTGATTAAAAATGCGTCCCTGATGCTCGTTTGACGGTGATTTTATCCCAGAAACTTCTAAAGACTTAAATTGAAGACTGCTTAGTCTCGATTGAATTTCAGGGGCAAATATAGCAAAAGCGGCACTCGCCTTCTTAAATGAATTTTCTTTATTAGTTCGTGCATTACATAAGTCCCACATCGCCGCCGCGTAAGATAACCTTTCGGAGTCGGGAATTCGATCACGAATTTGCTCGGCGTACTGTTTGAGTTCCTTAAAGGCGGCGCGGACTTGCTCAAGAGTTACGCCGGGTATAATCTCTACCGGTAAAGTGCCCAAGTCTGCATAAGAACCTTTATTTTTTTTGATCAAATCTTCGATGAACTGACCATATTGCCGCTCTGAGTTAATCGATAAATACCCAATCCGTTTATATGAAGGTTTACCATAGTCATTTAATTGCCCTGGTACTTGGCCTAAAATTATATATTTTTCGGGTCGTTTTTTATTATTGTTTTCCCGAACCCGAATGGTCATCTTATCTAAACTGTATGTTTGGGGATGATTAGAACCGTTGAGCAGATCGACAACTTCGATCATATTACCTTTGCGCGTGCGAAGGTTCATTGTTGGACCGAGTGATTTGGATAGCTCGGCTTTCAATTGATGAGCCTGACTTTGGCGTTTATTATATTCGACTCGAACTTGATCGATAAATTCTTTTTGCGTTTCGCTGTAAGATATATCTTCAAATAAATTACGGAACTGATGGGCTGGCCGAGCTTCTAGGCTATTTTTACAGAATTGTTCATTAACCGGGCGGACCAATAGGTCTATTGGAGAATAGGTGTTGCTATTCATGGGACGCTCACGGTAAACCTCTTCCGATTTGCGGTCTTCGAGCCACCCTACACTTCTGTAATCCGTTAATTCTTTAATGGTCTTTAAAATTCCCTGATCCGGGCGTAGGGCTGATTTGGGTCCGTCGACTGCTACTTGTAATTCATTGCCTAAAAGCCCAACTAATTCATGAAGAAATTTTTTGAGGGTCGTTAATTTTACCTCAACCGATTGGGAATTTGAGTTAGACGATGCGAGCGCGGAGCTCCACTTCGTGATCTCCTCTATTTGTGGCTTCAGCGTTTCTAGCTCTGAAGGTAGGGAATAATCCTCTGCGAGCAATTCGTTAAAGTGGGCACTAACGGTTTTTAGGTATTTTTCTTGGTCGTTTAGGGGGAGCATCGTTGTCTCTATTTCTAGAGCGACAACCTTCATCACTTGATTGGCAATTAGTCCTATCTGATTATCCTTGGCCGATAGAGCGATCTCCTCAAAGCTTCCTTGATAGGGAACTTTAGCTTTTTTGACCACATCGGCATAACGGTTGGAAGGAAGCTGTTTTTCTTTTACTTCTTCTGCTAAGATACCTATCTGCGGATCTTGATTACTGAGGGCATAAGCTATGCGATCTCCATCAAAGTCCCCCTGGAGATAATTAGCCGCCGTCACCGGATTCATCCAAGCAACGCCCTTGTAGGGCATCAATTCGGGGATATGGCGATTGGTGAGTGCTATAAAATTATTGGAGTTAACAAAGGGAGAACGAGTGGCAATAACCTCTGCCCCGTCGGGTAAATTGGGGTCGCAGAACTCATTGTCCTTAAGTTCCAGGCTCGGCTGTAGAAGTGCGCCCTTGAATTTAATAAACCTACCGGTTGCAATTTCTTTATATTGATTTTGAAGATGTTTATTGAGCGCATCCACTATTTTAGGATGGTCGAGTAGTTGATAGTGTCCCTCAACATCGGCTTTGAGCAGGTTATAAACAATCTCGTCATTTTCTTCGGCTGCGGCTTTATCTAACATCGTATCGATTTCATCACTTGATAATTCCTCACCGTCAAATTCTTCGGTAAAATTCGTCTGGTTTTCAATTTGATAGCGATATCTGCGCTCAGTTACTTCTAAATAGTCATGTGCTAATTTTATGGGGTCGGAGGCGATTAGAGTTAATTCTTCAAGTCTTTTTTGAGCTTGTTCGACAAAGGCGGCACAAGAAGAGGGATAGCCAACCAGAACCTGCGGTCCTAGGCTGTGTTCGCCGTAATAGGCGTGTGTCTTCAATCCCAGTCCTAGGGTAAGTTCGTATTCCCCCGGTTTGATGGCTTGGTTGTCCTCCCCCTTTCGTCCCTTGAATGCACTCGTCGGCATAATTAGATCATAGCCCGAACCAACTTTCTTTAAATTAGCTGGCGCAAGCGTTCCCTTGGCAATGCGGGCAAAGGGATCTTTGTCTTGAGTGCGTGAACCTAGCCTAAATTGAAATGGTGTGTAGTATTTTCCGCCTATTGCGGCATGAACTTTGTAATCGATTTTCCCGAAACAATCTCCTACCAACTTTTTAGCAGTCTCCTTATCTAGTCCGATAGTGTTGTCTCCAGTTTGGTCATCTATTATTAAAATCTTTGCCGCTTTAACCTCATGAAAAGTTTGGCAACCTGTAAAAGGAATTGAACCGTAAGCTGCCCCATCGGAGTCAACGGGATAAATTTCGTTTCTCACCTGCCTATCAGCAAAGTAAAATTTATCTCCATTGGCGAATTCGAGGGTTTTACCCTCAAAAGAGCGCAATTGCTCTGGCTTCGTTTTATTATAAATCCTGCCAAGGCTAAAGTTGACCCCTTCAAACAGATAGGCGGCTACTGAATTTTTAATGGTGATGGGCTTCGAGTCTAAATCTTGTTGGGTTAAAGTGTCGAAAAAAGGAACTTCTAATTCGGTTTGGAACTTTTGTACTTGCGCTACCATAGTTTTATCGTGGTGATAAGGTAAAAAACATGAAGCAAAATTTGCCTGAAGATGTGTTGGAATTTATGCGAGACGGACTCTCCGACGAAGAAGCGATTTCAGAAGGGTTAATCGATCCGATCAACCTCTATCAACCGAAGCGTGAGCGTGAACCCGACCCAGTGATTACCAGACCCGAATGGGGTGGGCTTGAGCAAGATGAATGGGAGGTCACGATGGCGACAGAGGATCAAATTGTTTATATTGATTTGGATGAAGTAATAGAGTTATATCAAGCAGAGCAGGCCAAGAAGGCTAAGAAATAAACAGCCCTCTGCTAGAGGTTAATTAGTTTGTGGAGATTATCCAATGTTAGCAATCCCGTTTCTGCTTGGCAACTGTTGAATAATCTTTACAAAATTGGTTTGCCCCTTTGCTCAACAATATTAGTAGAGAAGATAACTTAACTAATTTTTGCTTTTAATGCTGCGTCCGCTTCTTCTACTTTTTTCGACTTTTTTCTCTTTATATTTTGTATCGATTCCATTGACATGATTAAAGCGTAGGACTGATTGACAGATTAAATTTTCCCAATCTATTTGAGCGATTAATAAATTTGCAGCAAATATATTAGCTTCTTTTTCTTGCTCGGTTTCTTCGTACTTATCTAAATCTATAAAAACATCTCGTTTTCTATTAAACTATTCCTCCATTTCATCAATTTTTTTAAAAGCTAAAATGATTCGTTTAGCTAAAGTTAAAGCTTCTTGGCAAGTTTCATCTCTAACAGTAATAGTAGAATCATAATCGGCTTGATTCCGATATGTTCTCAAAACAAGTAAACGATTTCCGATTTTTTGCCTACGACGATCAGGAGAATTTTGAAACTGATTGATCACATATTTATGAATATTAACTCGTGGGATTAAAATTTTATCTGTATTCTCTAAAAAAGTTTTAGCTTGATTGAATGCCGCATAGTAGGCTCTGCTAATTGCGGAGCGAAATTGAGCTTCTTGAATCGCTGACGTTAAAGTTTCTTCAGATAGTTTATTAGCCAGAGTTAAATAATCTTCCCAATTAAAAGTCATCAGTAATTATACCTAACCAAGATTTGACTCCGAATTTCTGCATTATATTTTCCCAACCATTCATCATACAGTTTTTCGATTCTATCAAGGGCGACTTCCACCTCTTTTTCCTGGCGGTTAATATAAATAGCTAATTGAGACTCTTCTGTTTCCGGATCGGTTACTACTTCTAAATAAGCTGTTGAGTTAGCAAAGTTATCAACAATAATCTTTTTTCCTTCTTCTAAAATAAATAGTAAATGTTGATGATGTTCTAAATAGTCAATCACCTCTTCTTCTTGGCGAATTTGGTAAAAAGCTAAAAGAGAATTTAGCTCGCTATCGAAACTTTTAGCCCTTTGTCCAAAAGATTTAAACATAATTTAATGCGCTGATGTTTTTTTGTCTAGAATTTTAACCTAATAATTTTATTTTAGTCTAAATAATCCTGAGCTTGTTGATGAGTTTCAAAAGCCGGCGGGGTAAAAGAATCTGCAAAGCATCCATTGCGATAAAATGGCGTTGCCAACCAGCAGTCATCATCAAAGGAACGGCAGAATGTCCCCAAACACTGGCGACCATACCAGACGTGATAGAGTCCGTAGTCATTTTCGGACTTGTCGAGTTGAATCTCTCTGTCGCAGTAAGCCGTGTTTTGGGCGTTGTAAGCTTTTTCAATCGAGTTTTCCAGTTCAAGAATATCAAAGTCTTCGTATTGGGTTAGTCTAGTCATGCCGCTACCTCCACAGAAACGTACTTAACTAACTCAAAACGCCACTGAGGATGAAAACTAACGGTTTGAGTTTCAATGGTGTTGACCGATAGGTCATAAACTTTGAACGTCATACCAGCACGAGTATATATAGGCTCGGTGGCAACTTGCCATAAATCGCCTGTAAAATGACGTATTACGTCGCCAACGGTTAACTCGTCAGCATGAAGAGTAGTGACAGCCTCGGTGTTTTGTGTCATTATGGTAATTAATTAGATATTTGTAGTTGGAAAGGCGGTTAGCTTTAATAAGCAATCGTCTTTCCTTGTCCCTTAATTTAACAGCTTTACAGGTAGCTGTCAATATGTATAGACAAATACCTGTAAATAGTGCTATATTGATATTGTTCTAGGCAAGTAGTTAAATAAGGAGTGTTGTAGAGTGCTACTGCCAATAATGACAAAAGATTTACGTTTTATCTGTAATTTAAAACAAATATTGGAGGAAAAAAACTTAAATCAATCCGAGTTACATAGAAAAAGTGGTGTTTCCATGACTACAATCCGTAATTTAACAAGTGGTGCTATTTTAGAGCGAATTGATAGGGGAAGTACCGCCAAATTGCTTGAAGCTTTAGATTGTAGCTTTGACCAATTGTATAAAATTGAATGGCTTGAAATTGAAGATTAATTTTTAATTAATTAATCTCTATCAATTTTGGTGACTAGATTTAAGCATTTGTTAAGCTTTTTCAAAAAATCGAACTATTTCAGTTGCGATATAAATAATTTACTTGTTCTGCGAGACTGTACAAAATAGTGATTAAATAACCGAACTTTAATTACTTTATATCTCGCAGTTTCTGCCCCAAAAATGACTTCTTAGCCAACTAACAAAAAATGGCTGCTACCCCAGGGCTAAGAAATTTTAAGCATGATCCTTGAGATACAACCCGAGCTACATATATACCCTGCTCTTCATTTTCGCTCAAGATTTTATCTATAGGGGGAATCTTAAGTTTTGCACCTAAAAAAATATGAGGCTAGTTTACGCACAAATTGAGGTTGTCACCAAAGTGTAACGTGAGTACCTTCACCTTTAATAAGATAGGAGCATAACACTTACTATGGAATTTTCTCAACAGTTAGCTATAACTTTAATCGAATCAAAGGACGAATTTCCCGTTGATTTTGAGGAAGCTTGGAACTGGATCGGTTACAGCACTAAGCAAAAAGCAAAAAACAAGTTACTCAATAATTTTGAACCAGAAATTGACTACCAAGTTTTGCTTAACCAAACGGTTAAGCAATCAGGGCGAGGTGGCTATAACCGAGAACAGATAAGACTTACAGTCGATTGCTTAAAATCCTTGGGGATGATGGCAGGAACCCAAAAAGGTAAAGAAATCCGTCGTTATTTCCTTGAGTGTGAACGGATTGCCAAACAGGCCATCGAAATTATTCCCGCCCAAGCACAAGAAATAGAAAAGCTTAAACTAGAGGTCGAACTGGCTAAAACACAAGAGCGACTACTCATAACCACTCAGGCTATTGCTACTTTACACGGAACTGAAATGGTCGCTTTAATCCTGGGCAAACCCGAAGCGATCGTTACTAAGACAGAGAAGGCCGAAACGTTAGTTACTGTAGATCAGTTTGGCCGGGCAATTGAGAAGTACGATGGCATCGGCATCAGCTACTTAGCCCGTCGATACGGCTTTGCTAAGAACACAAAAGCTTGTCATCACTGGCTTTCAACCATTGGCGTTAGCGAGGAGCAATGGTTAACCGAGCCAGCTTTAGTTAAAGCCAAGAAACTACCTCGTGACCTTCTCCCCTGGCTCGATAAACAATATGCCAATAAGAAAGGAACGAGACAAACGCTTTTAGGAGAATGAAATCACAAAACCCAAACTTTTTTAGAAAATAGAGGGATTGACGCTAAAATACAATGTTTTGAGAAAGTTTCCTTAACCCAACCCTAAATATAAACCGTTTAAAATACAGCAAGACAAAAAATTTCTCATTCTCAACGGTTGTGCCTTTATCTAGCATCGCGGCCAGTGAATTTTTAATAGTGAGCGGTTTCCTGTCTAGATTTTTTTAGGTTAAGGTATCGAAAAAAGGAACTCTTAATTCAGTTTGGCTCTTTTGTACTTACGCTATCATGGTTTTATCGTGCCAGTAAAGGAAAAAAAGATGAAGCAGAATTAATTTAATTAGCTAAAACATTAACCCGTCTGAAAGGGGTAATTGTATTTACCAGCAATATACATTTTGAGACAACATTTGGCTGATTAATCCCTGATATTGATTTAATCTGTCTTCTACAGCCAACAATAAAGCGAGGCTTTTGTAATCATAAATACAGTCAGTGATGATAAAAATTATGTAATTCTCCTTTTCCGCTTTATCAAAAATTGTTATTGAAAAATCTTTTCGGTTTTGAATAACTCGCCCGGCTTTAAAAATTTCGTCTAGAATTACATAAATACTGACTAAAAAATTCATCCGATCATAAATTTTAAACCCAGTTAAAGAAACTTGGATTTTCAGTATTGATTTTAAATCTAGCTGATAACACTCATAAAAAACTGAAGCTGAATTACTAATCAATCGTTCTAATAATTCAGCGATAGAAAGAGAATACTGCCCTAGCTCTAAAAAATCATTTTGAAGTAACCCTTCCAAATGGGGAATCGACATTCCTAAATTAAATCTAATTTTATCTAATTGTTCTTTTTGTTGTTGAGTTATGAACAATAACTTAGCTGACTGGCTAATGGCTTTTTGTTTTAATTCTGGATCAGGTAGCCTAAAAAAGATTTTGCTTATATTTTCTTCAAGATTTTTGAGGCTACTAAACGAATTTTGCAAATAACAAAAAGGAGTAACTAAATTTTGAGCTAAATCATTTCCCAATATAGCCAATATTCGGTAAGCTCTCTGTTTATCTAATTGGTTTTCCAATCTTTGATTCAACGCAATAATTTGCCAGTAACTGTCTAGCGCCAAGGTACTTGCTCCGCTTAAAAGAATTGCCAAGACCGCAGGAACTACTGAAATCCAATGACCTTGTAAAAAGGTGGCAAAACCAACTATAAACAGCAAAATAGTAGCTCCTAAAAGATAACTTGATATTTGAATTAATTTCTCTGCACCAAAGCGAAGAACACAAATTACTCCTGCCAATCCCCATAGACAAATCCAAGCTGAAATCCAAGGTTCTGTCCATACTGTTATTGAAGGATTATTATCAAAAACGGTACTGAGAATTTGGCTGGATACCTGTGCCTGGATCTCAATAAGCTGCTACGCAGCTAAATTGAATAAACAGCATTGCCTTTATTTTTCAGCTTGCGTTCCCACTTAATAATTAGTTCTCCCTCATTTAATAATTTATTTAGTAAATTTTCTAACTCCTCAACTGATTCAAAAGTTTTGTGAGCAATATATTCTTTGGCTGAATGCCAGACCAATTCAATTAAATTATAATCTGGGCTATAAGCAGGAAGAAATTCTAGCCTAATATTAGGTGATTCTGATTCTATTTTACCTAAAATATCTTTTCTTTTATGAAAAGAAGCATTATCTAATATAATTAATATTTTCTGGCCTTTTTTCTCGAATTCTTCAAGTTTATTTCCTTGCTCTACCCATTCTTTTTTGACAATCTCATTTAAGAGTTTTAGCGATTCATAAAAAGTATCAGCATTGCCTTTTTTGATAAAGTAATTAACTCTTTTTTTATCTGTATAACGTAATCCTCCCATTACATTTACTCGTCCCCTACTTCTTTGCCCTGTTACTTTTTTGCGGCTGCCTTTCTTTCCCCATGCTTTTCTTCTTATTACCCGCAAACTAAAACCACTTTCGTCCCAAAACCATAGCTGTAGCTTTTCTGGCGCAAATTTTGCTATTTTTATATATTCCGCTAATTTCTCTTTAAATATTTTTCTTTTTTCAGGATTTTGTTTATTCTCTAGGCTGTATTTTGCCCAAATATAAACGTAATTTTTTTTTTGAAAAATTCGACTCACTTGTGAGCCACTCAGTTTTATCCCTGTCTCTTTCTCAAGATGTTCTGCTAATCGACGCGCTGTCCATCGACCAAATTCGTAGCCATATTCCCAAGGCTCTTTTTCAACTACTTTTAATAATAATTCTTCATATATCTTAGTAGCTTTCCGAAAATTCCCTTCGGCTCTTCCATCTTT
This region includes:
- a CDS encoding IS701 family transposase gives rise to the protein MRQQTKPSTAKCDLDIYTNYLIAEPKWSGCSRLGQIMDISHDSANRFLLRENYEPKDLFDEVKKFINLTGGTLSADDTIIEKLYSNPSSCKLIGYYWSGKHKKVIKGINLITVYYTDLNGNSVPINYRLYDKEEGKTKNEYLKEMIEEVLEWGIVPKTITTDSWYSSKNNLKFFKDKKLDFLVGIAKNRQVKVLGGKFCKVEQLEIPEDGLKVYLKEFGWVKVFQRVFKNEKPRYYLIYQTEESESDNKLLTRNQLRYLCSIHWGIECYHRALKQLCGLNKFLVRTSQSIATHIFCSLRAFCQLELMRIQETIFTWYEVQRELYLKVAREFILKRLEEKNTLAA
- a CDS encoding HEPN domain-containing protein, giving the protein MTFNWEDYLTLANKLSEETLTSAIQEAQFRSAISRAYYAAFNQAKTFLENTDKILIPRVNIHKYVINQFQNSPDRRRQKIGNRLLVLRTYRNQADYDSTITVRDETCQEALTLAKRIILAFKKIDEMEE
- a CDS encoding helix-turn-helix domain-containing protein translates to MTKDLRFICNLKQILEEKNLNQSELHRKSGVSMTTIRNLTSGAILERIDRGSTAKLLEALDCSFDQLYKIEWLEIED
- a CDS encoding IS630 family transposase, coding for MPAKNHLSPEQKEKLLKTLKESENPYIRERILILLLMNDGKTYQEVSGFLGIAYPTVAYWAVHGDPDNLDSLKDGRAEGNFRKATKIYEELLLKVVEKEPWEYGYEFGRWTARRLAEHLEKETGIKLSGSQVSRIFQKKNYVYIWAKYSLENKQNPEKRKIFKEKLAEYIKIAKFAPEKLQLWFWDESGFSLRVIRRKAWGKKGSRKKVTGQRSRGRVNVMGGLRYTDKKRVNYFIKKGNADTFYESLKLLNEIVKKEWVEQGNKLEEFEKKGQKILIILDNASFHKRKDILGKIESESPNIRLEFLPAYSPDYNLIELVWHSAKEYIAHKTFESVEELENLLNKLLNEGELIIKWERKLKNKGNAVYSI